The Fusarium falciforme chromosome 7, complete sequence genome window below encodes:
- a CDS encoding FAD-binding-3 domain-containing protein → MANPSSIPVAIIGGGPVGLTASMLLSLRGIQHVLFERHPGTSIHPKACGINQRTNEVFRILGIEQDVYAACAPTEISGRLAWYTNLGPDGREIFSREAWGQGQYAEEYASHSPSQFRMLPQIRLEPILKRRAIKLNPDGIRHRTEVTSLKERDDGTVVLNIHDIEKDEQDEVVARFVICADGGRSFTEKLDVEWTGQKDIFNMVTAHFRAPLRSRHPDPRNFITWFTDPKSEGSVKSGAIYQLGPWPTPDNGSEEWVFLCNLSSSDPTSFTEKTMEERIRNALKISDIHIDIITLSHWNVNAINASKYRVGRVFLVGDAAHRIPPWGALGINTGIQDVQNLVWKLELALGDEKKYDSLLDSYDTERRPIGERVGLTSLKNLHMHREVMDTALGISDSKSLAENEAALAILFDLTHPENASKRQAVKNAAKVLDTEFKASGSEVGWFYPSADINNEGGKRHGGQLLKDGTYDQTVYHPSTIPGHHLPHCWVEKQGKRVAIRDLVPLSKMLLLAQTPGWDVFENSLVQVEMIGSAGWKDVFGNWQRQCGLDKHGAVLVRPDGIVAWRGAKMSDLLEVWPALLDRVLYAGH, encoded by the coding sequence ATGGCCAATCCGTCATCAATCCCTGTTGCAATCATTGGCGGCGGCCCTGTAGGGCTCACTGCCTCCATGCTTCTATCCCTTAGAGGCATTCAGCACGTGCTCTTTGAACGACATCCCGGAACGTCAATTCATCCCAAGGCCTGCGGCATCAACCAGCGCACCAATGAAGTCTTTCGCATTTTGGGTATCGAGCAAGATGTCTACGCTGCTTGTGCCCCCACAGAAATCAGCGGACGCTTGGCATGGTACACCAACCTTGGCCCAGACGGGAGGGAGATCTTCTCTCGCGAGGCTTGGGGTCAAGGGCAATATGCAGAAGAGTATGCATCGCACAGCCCCAGCCAATTCCGTATGCTCCCTCAGATCCGTCTTGAGCCGATTCTCAAGCGCCGCGCCATCAAGCTCAATCCAGACGGCATCAGACACAGGACTGAGGTAACATCCTTGAAGGAAAGAGACGATGGCACTGTGGTTCTCAACATCCATGACATTGAAAAGGACGAACAAGATGAGGTAGTGGCCCGCTTCGTCATCTGCGCAGATGGAGGTCGTAGCTTCACAGAGAAACTCGATGTCGAGTGGACTGGTCAGAAGGACATCTTCAACATGGTGACAGCTCACTTCCGAGCGCCCCTACGATCACGTCACCCGGATCCGAGAAACTTCATCACATGGTTCACAGACCCAAAAAGCGAAGGAAGTGTCAAGTCGGGCGCAATTTACCAGCTTGGGCCATGGCCAACCCCTGACAACGGGTCAGAGGAATGGGTTTTCCTGTGCAATCTGTCAAGCAGCGATCCAACCTCTTTCACTGAAAAGACTATGGAAGAAAGGATTCGCAATGCCCTCAAAATCTCCGACATTCACATTGACATTATCACTCTCAGCCACTGGAATGTCAACGCCATCAACGCCTCCAAGTACCGGGTTGGCCGTGTTTTCTTGGTGGGTGACGCCGCACACAGGATCCCTCCATGGGGCGCTCTCGGGATAAACACTGGTATCCAAGACGTCCAGAATCTAGTTTGGAAGCTTGAGCTAGCACTCGGCGATGAGAAGAAGTATGACAGCCTGCTCGACAGCTACGACACAGAGCGTCGACCCATCGGCGAGCGAGTGGGTCTCACCAGTCTCAAGAACCTTCATATGCACCGCGAAGTCATGGACACGGCGCTGGGAATCAGTGACTCCAAGTCACTGGCGGAAAATGAGGCTGCTCTGGCGATTTTGTTCGACCTGACGCACCCAGAGAATGCAAGCAAGCGGCAAGCAGTCAAGAACGCCGCCAAGGTCCTGGACACGGAATTCAAGGCATCGGGCTCAGAGGTAGGGTGGTTCTATCCTTCAGCTGACATCAACAACGAGGGTGGCAAACGTCACGGCGGACAGCTCTTGAAGGATGGGACATATGATCAAACAGTCTATCATCCGTCCACCATTCCGGGGCACCATCTGCCACACTGCTGGGTAGAAAAGCAAGGGAAGAGGGTGGCGATCCGCGATCTCGTGCCCTTAAGTAAGATGCTGCTCCTTGCACAGACCCCCGGATGGGATGTGTTTGAGAATAGCCTCGTACAGGTGGAGATGATAGGATCAGCTGGCTGGAAGGACGTCTTTGGTAACTGGCAGAGACAGTGTGGTCTTGACAAGCACGGAGCTGTCCTGGTTCGGCCTGATGGTATCGTCGCATGGCGTGGGGCGAAAATGAGTGACTTGCTAGAAGTGTGGCCGGCGTTGCTGGATAGGGTGTTGTATGCAGGTcactga
- a CDS encoding PepX-C domain-containing protein: MSEAIKDINNLNSLGVQPFYWRKGLDPKEGKHPGLRTNQTEIADGMEITWDAPVPMRDGVKIYADIFRPEGAKGELPVILTMSPYGKHGPKTFAIFPGAGVPDGWVSKYAVWEGVDPITWTKKGYIVVNGDSRGSWGSEGNLEVFSKQESQDGHDLIEWLGTQPWSNGKVGMVGVSYLAIIQWGIAATKPPHLACFMPWEGFTDLYRDYSHHGGIPETKFMHFTMWSCRCGPNLVEDWIKNHEEHPLYDDYHRSKDKFETLANITAPVYAVIDWGDHGMHTRGCLNGWTGVSSKDKWLEIHGRKKWRYFFEEESVSRQEAFFKKYLKGEQSEIDSFPRVRMEVRDRAWQGTFRGENEWPLARTNYTKYYLDSESMQLGPGGPQKTSIIAYESTVQDNCVHFTHKFTKDTELTGGMRLRLWVSTEKGDDMDLFVQLDKIVSDGKVAPFVAFSMVDDGPLGLGWLRVSHRELVINRSTTDRPWHPHTRRLLLRPDEVIPVDIEILPTSTLFRTGETLRVKIQGNDCFRHSTPDVVQFHERTVNQGKHYIYTGPFYESYLVLPVID, encoded by the coding sequence atgtctgaaGCTATCAAAGACATCAACAATCTCAACTCGTTGGGCGTTCAGCCCTTCTATTGGAGAAAGGGCCTTGATCCGAAGGAAGGCAAACATCCTGGCCTTCGAACGAATCAGACCGAGATTGCGGATGGCATGGAAATCACCTGGGATGCCCCTGTCCCCATGCGCGATGGCGTCAAGATATATGCCGATATCTTCCGACCTGAAGGTGCAAAGGGCGAGCTTCCCGTCATCCTCACCATGAGCCCCTACGGCAAGCATGGGCCCAAGACCTTTGCCATCTTTCCTGGTGCTGGAGTTCCCGATGGCTGGGTCTCCAAGTATGCAGTCTGGGAGGGAGTCGACCCCATCACTTGGACCAAAAAGGGCTACATCGTCGTCAATGGTGACAGCCGTGGATCTTGGGGGTCCGAGGGCAACCTCGAAGTCTTTAGCAAGCAGGAAAGCCAGGACGGTCATGATCTGATCGAATGGCTGGGCACACAGCCTTGGTCCAATGGCAAGGTTGGCATGGTGGGTGTCTCGTACCTTGCCATCATTCAATGGGGCATCGCCGCCACCAAACCCCCACACCTTGCGTGCTTTATGCCATGGGAAGGCTTCACGGACCTCTATCGTGACTACAGTCACCACGGAGGAATCCCCGAGACCAAGTTTATGCACTTTACCATGTGGTCCTGTCGTTGTGGTCCCAACCTGGTTGAGGACTGGATCAAGAATCACGAAGAACATCCACTCTACGACGACTACCACCGTTCTAAGGACAAGTTCGAGACTCTTGCCAACATCACAGCCCCTGTATATGCCGTCATTGACTGGGGTGACCACGGCATGCACACCCGCGGATGCCTCAACGGCTGGACAGGGGTCAGCTCCAAGGACAAGTGGCTTGAGATCCACGGGCGTAAAAAGTGGCGTTACTTTTTCGAGGAGGAAAGCGTTTCCCGTCAAGAagccttcttcaagaagtaTCTGAAGGGAGAGCAGAGCGAGATCGACAGCTTTCCTAGGGTGAGAATGGAAGTCCGGGACCGGGCATGGCAGGGAACCTTCCGAGGCGAGAACGAGTGGCCTCTGGCTCGAACCAACTACACCAAGTACTATCTTGACTCGGAGTCGATGCAACTTGGGCCAGGTGGGCCCCAGAAGACGTCAATTATCGCTTACGAGTCCACGGTGCAGGACAACTGTGTACACTTTACGCACAAGTTCACCAAGGACACGGAGCTGACTGGAGGCATGCGACTGAGGCTCTGGGTTTCGACTGAGAAGGGAGATGACATGGACTTGTTTGTGCAACTGGACAAGATTGTATCCGACGGCAAGGTGGCCCCATTTGTGGCTTTCTCCATGGTTGACGATGGacctcttggcctcggctgGCTTCGTGTGAGCCACAGAGAACTCGTCATCAATCGCAGCACCACGGATAGGCCCTGGCACCCCCATACGCGCCGTCTGCTTCTCCGACCGGATGAAGTTATCCCAGTCGACATTGAGATCCTCCCGACGTCTACTCTGTTCCGCACTGGCGAGACGTTGCGGGTTAAGATTCAGGGTAACGACTGTTTCCGACACTCTACGCCTGATGTGGTGCAGTTCCATGAGCGGACTGTTAACCAGGGAAAACATTACATCTACACGGGCCCTTTTTACGAGTCGTATCTGGTTCTTCCCGTTATTGACTAG